GACGGGTGCCTCGTCTACGCCGAGGCCCGGAAGCTGCGCCCGGACCTGGTGCTCACCGGGGAGGGGGAGGCGCCCCTTTCCGAGGAGTCCCTGCCGGCCGCACGCGCCGTGCGGGGCGAGGTGCTCGCCGGCGTCCGCGTGGAGTGGCGCATGGACGGGCAGCAGGGCGCGGCCCTCGCCTTCTCCTCCCGCCTTCCCCCCATGCACGGCCGGCCGGAGACGGCGCTCCTGGCCTTGTTCGACGTGGCCACCATGACCAAATAAGGCCCCGGTTCCGGGCAGGGGGGCCGCTCAGGCGTGAACAAGCTGGGCTGACCCCTCGAAAAAGTAATTGACCTTCAAACCATCGTGAGCAAGGTGGGCGTGTGAGTGATGCAGCCATCCCACCGCGCGTCCAACGGTTCATCGCGACGCACATCGACTCCATCGAGAAGATGGAGGTCCTGCTGCTTTTGCGGGCCCACACCACCCGGGAGTGGAACGCGAAGGACGTCAGCCTGGAGCTGCGCATTACCGAAGCGTCCGCCGTCGCCCGGCTGAAGGATTTGACGGCGCGCCGGTTGCTGTCGGAGCTGGACACCCGTCCGCCAACGTACCGGTACTACCCGGCCAGCTCCGAGGACGCGCAGGACATCGCCGAGCTGCAGGCCACCTACAGCCTGCGGCGGGTGAGTGTCATTTCGTTCATCTTCTCCAAGCCGAATGACCGGGTCCGGGGATTCGCGGATGCCTTCCGGCTCAAACGGGACAAGGATGAGGGCGATGGCTGAGGCGGTCTACATCCTGTGTGCCTTGACGAGCCTGGCGTGCGCGGTGCTGCTGATGCGCGGCTATGGGCGCTCGCGGACGCGGCTGCTCCTGTGGAGCGGGCTGTGCTTCGTGTGGCTGGCGGTGAGCAACGTGCTGCTCTTCCTGGACCTGGTCATCTTCCCCGAGGGGGACCTGGCCGTCTGGCGCAGCGCCAGCGCGCTGGTGGGCATTGGCACGCTGCTCTATGGCCTCATCTGGGACTTGCCCTAGGAAGGGGACGGCGCCGTGGTGCTGAAGACTCTGCTGAACGGAGCCCTGGTGATGGCGTGCCTGGCGTGCGCGCTGTTCTTCGTGCGCTTCTGGCGCGAGTCGAGGGACCGGCTCTTCGCCCTCTTCGCCCTGTCCTTCACGGTGATGAGCCTCAACTGGTTCGCCCTGAGCCTGCTGCCGGTGGACGACGAGCGGCGCAGCTACGTCTACGTCATCCGCCTTGTCTCCTTCCTCCTCATCCTGTTCGCCATCTGGGACAAGAACCGGGCCAGCCGCCAGAAGCCCTCGTGATATGTCTGGTGGCTCACCGGCCAGGCAGCCGTCCGAAAAGAGGACGGCCCGGTGCCAGTTGCCGTGCCTGGAACCCATCACCATGGTGTGGCGGCTGTACGCCCGCTGGTGGGAGTGACCGCTCATGAGCGAAGAGCCGCCCGTCGCGAGCATTCTGCTGGTCGACGACAACGTCCAAAACCTCGTGGTGCTGGGGGCGGCGCTGGAGCCGCTCGGTCAGCGGTTGGTGAAGGCCACCTCCGGCCGGGAGGCGCTGCGGCGCCTGGAGGAGGAGGACTTCGCCGTCATCCTGCTGGATGTGCGGATGCCGGACATGGACGGCTACCAGACCGCACATCTCATCAAGGCGCAGGAGCGCACCCGCCACATCCCCCTCCTGTTCCTCACCGCGCTGCAGCGGGAGGACCGGCACCTGCTGCGCGGCTATGCGCAGGGGGCGGTGGACTACCTGCTCAAGCCCTTCGAGGCCGAGGTGCTGCGGGCCAAGGTGGGCGTGTTCGTGGAACTGCACCGGCGCGGCGAGGCGCTGAAGCTGCGCGAGGCCAAGCTCCGGGAGCAGGAGCGCGAGGCGCTGCTGCGCCAGGGCGAGGCCCACTCGCGCGCGCTGCTCAACGCCATGCCGCAGGCGGTGTGGGCGGCCCGGCCGGATGGGACGCAGGCGTGGTGCAACGCGGCGTGGACGGCGCTCCTGGGCCCCCAGGGCTCCGAGCCCGAGCCGCGCTCGCTGGTGGACTCCGTGCACCCCTCCGAGCGTGAGGCGGTGCTCGCGGGCGTCCGCGAGGCCCTGCGCTCGGGCCGGCCGTGGGATGGGCAGCACCGCCTGGGCCGGCCCGACTCCTACCGCTGGCACCACCTCAAGGTGACGCCCCTTCCCGCCAGCGGCGAGGCCTGGAGCGGCTTTCTGTGCACCGCCACCGACATCGATGACGAGCGGCGCACCCAGCAGATTTCGCAGTTGCTGTCGCATGCCAGCGTGATGCTCTCCTCGTCGCTGGACTACCACGCCACGCTGGCGCGGCTCGCCCAGCTCGTGGTGCCCCGCTTCGCCGACTGGTGCACGGTGGATGTGCTGGACCGGGGCGCCTCGCTGGCGGGCCTCACGCGCGTGGCGGTGGCGCACGCGGAGCCGGGCAAGGCCGAGCGGGTGCTGGAGCTGCACCAGCGCTATCCGCCCCGCGAGGACGACGTGTCGGGCGTGGCGCGCGTGATGCTCTCCGGCCAGCCGGAGCTGCTCTCCGAGGTGCCCGAGCCGGTGCTGCGGCGCATGGCCTCGGACGAGGCGCACCTGGCGCTCCTGCGCGAGGTGGGACACCAGTCGCGCATCTGCGTGCCCATCCGCGCGCGCGAGCGCAACTTCGGCGCGCTCACCTTCGGCATCTCCGGCGACCGCCAGC
This window of the Stigmatella aurantiaca genome carries:
- a CDS encoding response regulator, which encodes MSEEPPVASILLVDDNVQNLVVLGAALEPLGQRLVKATSGREALRRLEEEDFAVILLDVRMPDMDGYQTAHLIKAQERTRHIPLLFLTALQREDRHLLRGYAQGAVDYLLKPFEAEVLRAKVGVFVELHRRGEALKLREAKLREQEREALLRQGEAHSRALLNAMPQAVWAARPDGTQAWCNAAWTALLGPQGSEPEPRSLVDSVHPSEREAVLAGVREALRSGRPWDGQHRLGRPDSYRWHHLKVTPLPASGEAWSGFLCTATDIDDERRTQQISQLLSHASVMLSSSLDYHATLARLAQLVVPRFADWCTVDVLDRGASLAGLTRVAVAHAEPGKAERVLELHQRYPPREDDVSGVARVMLSGQPELLSEVPEPVLRRMASDEAHLALLREVGHQSRICVPIRARERNFGALTFGISGDRQRYDRRDVALAEELGRRAAVAMDNALLYRDTQRAQQEAQEANRLKDEFLATLSHELRTPLTSILGWTQMLLRRDDLDEAGRRRGLETIERNARVQRQLVEDLLDVSRITAGKLTLELREVPLREVVESALESVRPTAEARGVQLQTDLDGVSESVLADPTRLQQVLWNLLTNALKFTERGGRVRLLARRDGPCVALTVSDTGKGIEPSFLPHVFERFRQGNTGRGHGGLGLGLAIVRTMVELHGGTVDVHSDGPGTGATFTVRLPLREGPEEQQASGQPAGACPLAGVKVLFLGDPVDARESVEGFLRSAGAEVRVVGSLAEALAALAQLRPDVLVSDIPLPGEDGFALMRNQEVRGRIPALALCGHAHAEDPRRVLDEGFQMHLCKPVASEELTAAVSALLGRARAEARVDAQPV
- a CDS encoding DUF5985 family protein → MVLKTLLNGALVMACLACALFFVRFWRESRDRLFALFALSFTVMSLNWFALSLLPVDDERRSYVYVIRLVSFLLILFAIWDKNRASRQKPS
- a CDS encoding DUF5985 family protein; its protein translation is MAEAVYILCALTSLACAVLLMRGYGRSRTRLLLWSGLCFVWLAVSNVLLFLDLVIFPEGDLAVWRSASALVGIGTLLYGLIWDLP